From Odontesthes bonariensis isolate fOdoBon6 chromosome 21, fOdoBon6.hap1, whole genome shotgun sequence, a single genomic window includes:
- the LOC142371830 gene encoding LOW QUALITY PROTEIN: inward rectifier potassium channel 16-like (The sequence of the model RefSeq protein was modified relative to this genomic sequence to represent the inferred CDS: substituted 1 base at 1 genomic stop codon), which yields MSTERDEQVIDTYSTTVHTLGRQSGKERRLLRFMNKDGRLLVAFRKAPGDWSTYFMDIFTTLVEIRWRVVLLFFFLSYILSWLFFGLCYWLIAHANGDTDTLDNEPCVENVRGFTGAFLFSMETQATIGYGFRVMTENCIIAIIVVTIQDVFSCLLDTVVIGIVVAKMASARKRAQTVGFSRFAVVNLRNGVLCLSWRLGDFRGNHILEGVVRAQLIRYVKQPLGSVVMSYQDLDIEERDIVLATPITIIHKLELGSPLYSLSPDGLPDEDFELVVSFTYTGDSTGMLHQTRISYKAADIRWGQRFQDMLKIGKKRYKVNYALFNESTXVPVPMLCAEAHDRGRFPAEGSPPFPSVKRNGHACRVTFDITEEVIVQTFL from the coding sequence ATGAGCACAGAAAGGGATGAGCAGGTCATTGACACGTACAGCACCACAGTCCATACATTGGGCCGACAAAGTGGTAAAGAGAGGAGGTTGCTGCGCTTCATGAATAAAGATGGCAGGTTACTTGTGGCGTTCCGAAAGGCCCCAGGGGACTGGAGCACATATTTCATGGACATATTCACCACTCTTGTAGAGATCCGCTGGAGGGTGGTGTTactcttctttttcctttcttacaTTCTCTCTTGGCTGTTTTTTGGTCTCTGTTATTGGCTCATCGCACACGCAAATGGAGACACTGACACATTAGATAATGAACCATGTGTGGAGAACGTGCGTGGCTTTACTGGAGCTTTTCTCTTCTCGATGGAGACCCAGGCAACCATTGGTTATGGCTTCAGGGTAATGACTGAGAACTGTATTATAGCTATCATTGTGGTTACAATCCAAGATGTATTTAGCTGTCTTCTTGACACAGTTGTAATTGGCATTGTTGTGGCTAAGATGGCATCTGCTCGTAAAAGAGCTCAGACAGTGGGTTTCAGCAGGTTTGCAGTGGTCAACTTGCGAAATGGGGTTCTGTGTCTTTCATGGCGCCTTGGGGACTTCAGAGGTAATCATATTCTCGAGGGGGTCGTAAGGGCCCAGTTAATCCGCTATGTGAAGCAGCCACTGGGTTCTGTTGTGATGTCATACCAGGACTTGGACATCGAGGAAAGGGACATTGTCCTTGCCACACCAATTACTATAATTCACAAGCTGGAGCTGGGGAGTCCCCTTTACAGTTTGAGCCCTGATGGCCTGCCGGACGAGGACTTTGAACTGGTGGTCTCTTTCACCTACACTGGGGACTCCACAGGGATGCTGCATCAAACTCGTATCTCCTACAAAGCAGCAGATATCCGCTGGGGCCAGCGTTTCCAGGACATGTTGAAAATAGGCAAGAAGCGCTACAAGGTGAACTATGCCCTGTTTAATGAGAGCACCTGAGTGCCGGTACCCATGCTCTGCGCAGAGGCTCACGACAGAGGGAGATTTCCTGCAGAGGGAAGTCCACCCTTCCCATCAGTGAAGAGAAACGGCCACGCTTGCCGGGTGACTTTTGACATCACAGAGGAGGTGATCGTGCAAACATTTctgtag